The following proteins come from a genomic window of Proteinivorax hydrogeniformans:
- a CDS encoding M42 family metallopeptidase gives MELLKRLTEANGTPGREERIRKIVIEEMEGLMDEISVDAMGNVIGVKKGSGSKKVMLCGHMDEIGFIVSHIDDKGFLRLNPVGGFDPRTLVAQRVNVHGREDLKGVLMPGIKPAHLMTPEEAKRTLRVQDFFVDLGRSKEEVEKLVRIGDFVTLDRNFEEIGDNISAKALDDRAGVYIMLEAVKKLKDHDVDIYAVATVQEEQGLRGATTGAYGVRPDIGLALDVTIAGDVPGGSPDSVVTKLGEGAAIKLMDSASISNYKLVDFMRDIAEDNDIKYQMEILPRGGTDAGAIERSHTGCPVVSLSLPTRYVHSNVETANKNDLQATIDLLAKFLENVHKGDFSL, from the coding sequence TTGGAATTACTTAAAAGGCTGACTGAAGCTAATGGTACACCAGGCAGAGAAGAGCGGATAAGAAAGATAGTTATTGAGGAAATGGAAGGCTTGATGGATGAAATTAGCGTAGATGCTATGGGAAATGTTATCGGCGTTAAAAAAGGAAGCGGAAGCAAAAAGGTTATGCTATGTGGACATATGGATGAAATTGGCTTTATCGTATCTCACATAGATGACAAAGGATTTTTACGCTTAAATCCTGTGGGAGGTTTTGACCCTCGTACGCTTGTAGCTCAAAGAGTTAATGTACATGGTAGAGAAGATCTTAAAGGTGTATTGATGCCTGGCATTAAACCAGCTCACTTAATGACTCCTGAAGAGGCTAAAAGAACTTTAAGAGTTCAGGACTTTTTTGTTGATTTAGGTAGGAGTAAAGAAGAGGTAGAAAAGCTTGTTAGAATTGGTGATTTTGTAACTTTAGACAGAAACTTCGAGGAAATAGGTGACAATATTTCTGCTAAGGCTTTAGATGATAGAGCAGGGGTTTATATTATGCTTGAAGCTGTTAAAAAGTTAAAAGATCATGATGTGGACATTTATGCTGTAGCTACTGTACAAGAAGAGCAAGGGCTACGTGGAGCTACCACAGGTGCGTATGGTGTTAGACCAGATATCGGCCTTGCATTGGACGTTACTATCGCTGGTGATGTTCCTGGTGGCTCTCCTGATTCTGTAGTTACTAAGCTAGGTGAAGGAGCTGCCATTAAGCTGATGGACTCTGCTTCTATCTCCAATTATAAATTGGTAGACTTTATGAGAGATATAGCGGAAGATAACGATATAAAATATCAAATGGAGATTCTTCCAAGAGGTGGAACTGATGCAGGCGCAATAGAGCGCTCTCACACAGGGTGTCCTGTTGTAAGTTTGTCCCTTCCTACACGCTATGTTCATAGTAATGTGGAAACAGCTAATAAAAATGATTTACAAGCAACAATTGATTTATTAGCTAAGTTTTTAGAAAATGTTCATAAAGGTGATTTTAGTTTATAA
- a CDS encoding IS1182 family transposase yields MNIIKGEDRDQITLFPDTIDNYISDDNPVRVIDAYIDSLDLKKLGFVNIEPNKVGAPMYPAKTMLKIYVYGYMNKIRSSRKLENETIRNVEMMWLTKKLTPDHKTISRFRQNNPSALKNVFKNFNRLISKLGLFGKELLAVDGSRFKAVNSKENNYNQKKIADRIQRLDQKINTYMESLDKNDEEESNVDKKFSAEEINQIIEGLNEQKKQYEDMAAKLEETEETQISTVDPDARRMSRKYGNTDVGYNIQTAVDSKYKMLAEFDVTNSITDYGHLSTTAEKAKELLEVESIKTTADKGYDSATDIAECLMNGIEPHVTMDEDITICIEAETDEREKITTQSNGRIVYIKDRNIAICPMGKILYPSSFNKKKKEARFLNKKACNRCDSKCCKGKHKFFSKRMKQKDWSKSYNDQDLKIKQVTVKRDLSILKKRKAIVEHPFGTIKRAFDSGYCLTKGLNNVVGEFSLTFLAYNLKRAINILGSKQLVEVITTL; encoded by the coding sequence ATGAACATTATTAAAGGTGAAGATCGCGATCAAATAACGCTTTTCCCAGATACAATAGATAACTATATAAGTGATGATAATCCTGTAAGGGTTATTGATGCCTATATTGACAGTCTAGATTTAAAAAAGTTAGGCTTTGTAAATATTGAACCTAATAAGGTCGGGGCTCCTATGTATCCTGCTAAAACTATGCTAAAAATATATGTATATGGATATATGAATAAAATTAGATCCTCAAGAAAATTAGAAAATGAAACTATCAGAAACGTTGAAATGATGTGGCTGACTAAAAAGCTAACCCCTGACCATAAAACAATTTCACGCTTTAGACAAAACAACCCAAGTGCATTAAAAAACGTGTTTAAAAACTTTAATAGATTAATAAGTAAACTAGGCCTTTTTGGCAAGGAGTTATTAGCTGTAGACGGCAGTAGATTTAAAGCGGTAAATTCTAAAGAAAATAACTATAACCAAAAGAAAATCGCCGATAGAATACAAAGATTAGACCAAAAAATCAATACATATATGGAATCACTAGATAAAAATGATGAGGAAGAATCCAATGTTGATAAAAAGTTTTCAGCTGAGGAAATAAATCAAATTATCGAAGGTTTAAATGAGCAGAAAAAACAATACGAAGATATGGCTGCAAAATTAGAAGAAACTGAAGAAACACAAATTTCTACTGTTGATCCCGATGCTAGAAGAATGTCTAGAAAATACGGTAACACAGATGTAGGTTACAATATCCAAACAGCCGTAGATAGTAAGTACAAAATGTTAGCAGAGTTTGATGTAACTAATAGCATTACTGATTATGGACACTTATCTACAACTGCTGAAAAAGCTAAAGAGTTATTAGAAGTAGAAAGTATAAAAACTACTGCTGATAAGGGATATGATTCAGCTACTGATATAGCAGAGTGTCTAATGAATGGGATAGAGCCTCATGTTACTATGGATGAAGACATTACTATCTGTATTGAAGCAGAAACAGATGAAAGAGAAAAAATAACCACTCAGTCTAACGGTAGAATTGTGTACATAAAAGACCGTAACATTGCAATTTGTCCAATGGGTAAGATTTTATATCCCAGTTCGTTTAACAAGAAGAAAAAGGAAGCAAGATTTTTGAACAAGAAAGCTTGTAACAGATGCGACAGTAAGTGCTGTAAAGGTAAACACAAGTTTTTTTCTAAGAGGATGAAACAAAAGGACTGGTCAAAAAGCTATAATGATCAGGACTTAAAGATAAAGCAGGTTACCGTCAAAAGGGACTTGAGCATACTTAAGAAAAGAAAAGCAATAGTAGAGCACCCTTTTGGAACTATAAAAAGAGCTTTTGACTCAGGATATTGTTTAACTAAAGGGTTAAATAATGTCGTGGGTGAATTTTCATTGACTTTTTTAGCATACAACCTTAAAAGAGCAATAAATATCCTGGGAAGCAAGCAGTTAGTTGAAGTAATAACCACCTTATAA
- a CDS encoding D-alanyl-D-alanine carboxypeptidase family protein: MLTLEKSYKNFAGIALAIAFIIILFFANSYLNSDNLPSGYALLTVEIGEVEGGKVSGGGQYKEGKNVTVKAQPKEGYKFVGWQKNDETISTQKIYDVNLKQSKTITAIFQEAATLTIKKGKIPGGTVEGSGQYKKGENVSAIAKPTTGYEFVGWEKNNTVISTDKEIELTLENDKKITAIFKLVDSPVENNLVIADGDYLKALVTKDTYLGRYHPADLKQIPVEYTHDGMHLELREETLEHLIVLLNVAKREGINELVARSGYRTFDFQKRIFANQVSRHGSEEQANIVSARPGQSEHQLGTAVDFSDSSGVLSESFANTSEGKWLAENAHKYGFIMSYPEDKKHITGYIYEPWHFRYVGIETAQKFKQSGHKTLTEFLKEQKQYFEKIDTN, translated from the coding sequence ATGTTGACATTAGAAAAGTCATATAAAAACTTTGCTGGTATAGCTTTGGCAATAGCATTTATAATAATTTTATTTTTTGCAAACTCCTACCTTAATTCAGACAATCTTCCTTCAGGCTATGCTTTGCTCACAGTAGAAATAGGTGAGGTAGAAGGCGGAAAAGTGTCCGGTGGTGGTCAATATAAAGAAGGTAAAAATGTTACTGTTAAAGCTCAACCTAAAGAAGGTTATAAGTTTGTCGGTTGGCAGAAAAATGATGAAACCATTTCCACCCAAAAAATATACGACGTTAACTTAAAACAAAGCAAAACGATTACTGCTATATTCCAAGAAGCTGCAACTCTCACTATAAAAAAGGGGAAAATACCAGGAGGTACTGTTGAAGGTAGCGGCCAGTATAAAAAGGGTGAAAATGTATCAGCAATTGCAAAACCAACTACAGGATATGAATTTGTGGGCTGGGAGAAAAATAACACCGTTATTTCCACGGATAAAGAAATTGAACTAACCTTAGAAAATGACAAAAAAATAACTGCAATCTTTAAACTAGTTGACTCGCCAGTAGAAAACAACCTTGTAATAGCTGATGGTGACTATCTTAAAGCTTTAGTGACAAAAGATACCTATTTAGGAAGATACCATCCGGCTGATTTAAAACAAATTCCGGTAGAATATACTCATGATGGTATGCATCTAGAACTAAGAGAAGAAACCTTAGAACATTTAATAGTACTTTTAAATGTTGCTAAAAGAGAAGGGATAAACGAACTAGTAGCTAGATCAGGATATAGAACCTTTGATTTTCAAAAGAGGATTTTTGCAAATCAAGTTTCACGTCATGGCAGTGAAGAACAAGCAAATATAGTTAGCGCAAGGCCAGGTCAGTCAGAGCACCAATTAGGTACTGCCGTTGACTTTAGTGACAGCTCCGGGGTACTTTCAGAAAGCTTTGCCAATACTTCAGAAGGAAAATGGTTAGCTGAAAACGCTCATAAATATGGCTTTATCATGAGTTATCCTGAAGATAAAAAACATATAACAGGTTATATTTATGAACCATGGCACTTTAGATATGTCGGCATAGAAACGGCACAAAAATTTAAACAATCAGGACATAAAACCTTAACGGAATTTTTAAAAGAACAGAAACAATACTTTGAAAAAATTGATACAAACTAA
- a CDS encoding DNA polymerase IV produces the protein MSNIIFHVDVNSAYLSWEAVHRLQMGEEVDLRQIPSVVGGNEKSRHGIVLAKSIPAKKYNIQTGETLFSARLKCPELVVAPPRYHLYMKCSQEMEKLLNRYSPNVQFYSIDEMFLDYTNMEKHFGDPVSAAHSIKNRIKEELGFTVNVGIGPNKLLAKMASDLKKPDRVHTLFHEEMAAKMWPLSVDKLFMVGSRTAKKLKAKGINTIGDLAITDRSKLYSMLKSHGVLIHNYANGIENSKVRNDLMPVKGLGNSSTFAFDVCSEKEALMLLLSLTETVTARLRRGDFRAKVIKIHIKDKDFYSFSHQRKVATAISSTDAIYKVVKELFLEIWHKKPIRKMGVALSDIYTSDCEQLSFWAEEDESKRELDKTIDNIRMRYGSKAVFRSCFLHSGIKPLEGGVIDSEDYPMVSSIL, from the coding sequence ATGAGCAACATTATATTTCATGTGGATGTAAATTCTGCATATCTGTCATGGGAGGCTGTACATAGGTTACAAATGGGGGAAGAGGTAGATCTGCGACAGATTCCTTCTGTAGTCGGTGGCAATGAAAAAAGTCGTCATGGAATTGTGTTAGCAAAGTCGATCCCAGCTAAAAAGTATAATATTCAAACTGGTGAAACTCTTTTTTCTGCTAGACTTAAATGCCCAGAATTGGTGGTGGCTCCTCCTAGATACCACCTTTACATGAAATGTAGTCAGGAAATGGAGAAGTTATTAAACAGATACTCACCTAATGTGCAGTTTTATTCGATTGATGAAATGTTTTTAGATTATACCAATATGGAAAAACACTTTGGTGATCCAGTAAGCGCTGCTCACAGCATAAAAAATAGGATTAAAGAAGAACTGGGATTTACTGTTAATGTAGGTATAGGACCTAATAAGCTGTTAGCTAAAATGGCATCGGATCTTAAAAAGCCAGATAGAGTTCATACTTTGTTCCACGAAGAGATGGCTGCTAAGATGTGGCCTTTATCTGTAGATAAGTTATTTATGGTGGGGAGTAGAACAGCTAAAAAACTAAAGGCAAAGGGAATTAACACCATAGGTGACCTAGCTATAACTGACAGGTCTAAGTTATACAGTATGCTTAAAAGTCATGGTGTGTTAATACATAATTACGCCAATGGCATAGAAAATTCAAAAGTTCGCAATGATCTAATGCCTGTAAAGGGATTAGGTAATTCCTCAACCTTTGCATTTGATGTTTGCAGCGAAAAGGAAGCGTTGATGCTGCTACTTTCGCTAACGGAAACTGTTACCGCTAGGCTAAGGAGAGGAGACTTTAGGGCAAAAGTTATTAAAATTCATATTAAGGATAAAGATTTTTACTCATTTTCACATCAACGGAAGGTCGCCACCGCCATTTCATCTACCGACGCTATATATAAAGTAGTAAAAGAGTTATTTTTAGAGATATGGCATAAAAAGCCTATCCGAAAGATGGGAGTAGCCCTAAGCGATATATATACTTCTGATTGCGAGCAGCTTTCCTTTTGGGCGGAAGAAGATGAAAGTAAAAGGGAGCTAGATAAAACTATAGATAACATAAGAATGAGATATGGCTCTAAAGCAGTTTTTAGATCATGTTTTTTACATTCTGGTATAAAGCCGTTAGAAGGGGGAGTTATTGATAGCGAGGACTACCCTATGGTTTCAAGTATATTGTAG
- a CDS encoding S66 peptidase family protein, protein MIPSKLKKGDEVRVISPASSLKVIVAEQRELAIERLNKMGLNVTFSKNSEEMDDFMSSSIRSRVDDIHEAFSDDNVKGILTTLGGYNSNQILRYMDYSLIKNNPKVLCGFSDITALSNAIYSKTNLVGYSGPHFSSFGMLKGIEYTMEHFENCLMQDEPYELTPSSYWSDDIWFMDQQNRKFRESRGFKTINPGEAEGVAIGGNLCTFNLLHGTEFMPDLTDKILFVEDDYETNPQTFDRDLQSIIHQPNFDKVRGLIIGRFERRSRFAADLLRKIITSKEELNNIPVLTDVDISHTTPRATIPIGGRMRMSASEEKAKIEVLEH, encoded by the coding sequence ATGATACCATCTAAACTAAAAAAAGGGGATGAAGTTAGAGTTATATCTCCAGCTAGCAGCCTAAAAGTTATTGTCGCTGAGCAAAGAGAGTTAGCGATAGAGCGATTAAACAAAATGGGCTTAAATGTGACTTTTTCTAAAAACTCGGAGGAAATGGACGACTTTATGTCTTCTTCTATCAGGTCCAGAGTGGACGACATTCATGAAGCTTTTTCTGACGACAATGTTAAAGGAATTTTAACCACCTTAGGTGGATATAACAGCAATCAAATATTGCGCTATATGGATTATTCTTTGATAAAAAATAATCCAAAGGTATTATGTGGTTTTTCAGATATCACAGCATTGAGTAATGCTATATATAGTAAAACCAATCTTGTGGGTTATTCAGGGCCGCATTTTTCCTCTTTCGGTATGTTAAAAGGCATTGAGTACACTATGGAGCATTTTGAAAACTGCCTTATGCAAGATGAACCATATGAATTAACTCCTAGCAGCTACTGGAGTGACGACATATGGTTTATGGATCAACAAAATCGAAAATTTAGGGAAAGTCGTGGGTTTAAAACGATTAACCCTGGGGAAGCTGAAGGAGTGGCTATAGGAGGTAATCTATGCACATTTAATCTTCTACACGGAACAGAGTTTATGCCAGATTTGACTGACAAAATTTTATTTGTGGAAGATGACTATGAGACAAACCCTCAAACCTTTGATAGAGATTTACAATCCATTATACATCAACCAAATTTTGACAAGGTTAGAGGTCTTATTATTGGACGTTTTGAGAGAAGGTCTCGTTTTGCAGCAGATTTACTGCGAAAAATTATCACAAGTAAAGAGGAATTGAATAACATACCGGTTTTAACCGATGTAGACATAAGTCATACTACCCCTAGGGCTACTATTCCCATTGGGGGAAGAATGAGGATGAGTGCAAGTGAAGAAAAAGCTAAGATTGAAGTTTTAGAACATTAA
- a CDS encoding AbgT family transporter, translated as MKPSTGNQKPKQGWGDKFLNVVEKTGNKLPHPVTLFFIFAATVLVLSFVLSAFDVSAQHPDPDIEEPIRVINLLSKDGIRDILTGAVGNFTGFAPLGVVLVAMIGVGVAERSGLIAAMLKKIVMGAPDKLITAVVVFAGVMSSMASDAGYVVLVPLGAVIFLAKGRHPIAGLAAAFAGVSGGFSSNLIITMIDPLLGGFTQEAARMFDATYSVTPAANLYFMIASTFLITAIGVLITEKVVEPRLGSYTGSYRQDLEPITKRESKGLKVALLALIAFIVVVALMTIPESGILRTDEGALLDDPNSPFIGSMIPLIAASFFIPGLAYGISAGTIKKDKDVAKFMEETMSTMGGYIVLAFAAAQFVAYFEWSNIGLILAINGAEFLEAINLTGIPLILAFIFISGIINLFVGSASAKWAIMAPVFVPMLMTMGYSPEVAQLAYRIGDSTTNIISPLMPYFAIIVAFAKKYDEKLGIGTLISTMVPYSMAFMIAWMIMLTIWMLIGLPIGPETPVIY; from the coding sequence ATGAAACCATCAACAGGAAATCAAAAACCTAAGCAAGGGTGGGGTGACAAGTTTCTAAATGTGGTAGAAAAAACTGGTAACAAACTACCTCATCCAGTTACTTTGTTCTTTATTTTTGCAGCTACAGTTTTGGTTTTATCATTTGTACTGAGTGCTTTTGATGTTTCAGCTCAACACCCGGATCCTGATATTGAGGAGCCGATCCGTGTTATAAATCTTCTTTCCAAAGACGGAATTAGGGATATATTAACGGGAGCTGTAGGAAACTTTACAGGATTTGCACCGCTAGGTGTTGTTTTAGTAGCCATGATTGGTGTAGGTGTGGCAGAAAGATCAGGACTTATTGCCGCTATGCTTAAGAAGATTGTCATGGGAGCGCCAGATAAGTTAATTACAGCAGTTGTTGTATTTGCTGGTGTTATGTCTTCTATGGCGTCAGATGCAGGATACGTTGTGCTAGTGCCCCTTGGCGCTGTTATCTTTTTAGCTAAAGGCAGACATCCTATAGCTGGTTTGGCAGCTGCATTTGCTGGTGTTTCCGGAGGCTTTAGTTCAAACTTAATTATTACAATGATTGATCCTCTACTAGGTGGGTTTACTCAGGAAGCAGCTCGTATGTTTGATGCAACCTATTCTGTAACTCCAGCTGCTAACCTTTACTTTATGATTGCATCTACATTTTTAATTACTGCTATCGGTGTATTAATTACTGAAAAGGTTGTAGAACCTAGATTAGGATCTTATACTGGTTCTTACAGACAGGATCTAGAACCTATTACTAAAAGAGAGTCAAAAGGTCTGAAAGTTGCTTTATTAGCTCTAATTGCATTTATAGTGGTTGTTGCTTTGATGACAATTCCTGAATCAGGTATATTAAGAACTGATGAAGGTGCGCTTTTAGATGATCCTAACTCACCGTTTATAGGATCTATGATACCGCTAATAGCAGCGTCATTCTTTATTCCTGGCCTTGCATACGGTATTAGTGCAGGTACCATTAAAAAGGATAAAGATGTAGCTAAATTTATGGAAGAAACAATGTCTACCATGGGTGGATATATCGTGCTAGCCTTTGCTGCAGCTCAGTTTGTTGCTTACTTTGAATGGTCTAATATCGGTCTTATTTTGGCTATAAACGGTGCTGAATTCTTAGAGGCTATTAACCTAACAGGTATTCCACTTATTTTAGCCTTTATTTTCATTAGTGGTATTATCAACTTATTTGTGGGTAGTGCTTCTGCAAAGTGGGCTATTATGGCCCCAGTATTTGTTCCTATGCTTATGACAATGGGATATTCTCCAGAGGTTGCCCAGTTGGCATATCGTATAGGTGACTCTACAACTAACATTATTTCTCCACTTATGCCTTACTTCGCTATCATAGTAGCTTTTGCTAAAAAGTATGATGAAAAGCTAGGAATTGGTACGCTAATTTCTACAATGGTACCATACTCAATGGCGTTTATGATTGCATGGATGATAATGTTAACAATTTGGATGTTAATTGGTCTGCCAATTGGACCTGAAACTCCAGTAATCTACTAA
- a CDS encoding PD-(D/E)XK nuclease family protein has protein sequence MADYKVVISSLDDLASAERLRDFYKLQKKQKHPIYYLLPSVKWLNAARKRQPQMAFKTFDDVAELILRKSNASYLPVSESERMLFFQQLVSDDNKGEKEDLYKGKAYAQTYGQLKRLGLKIDDLPKSLINIKPILKEYEDKWVEDKGLLDPENRIHKAVSLSEEEQLPISHVVIDGYMDFSPLQYSLLRCLYNQGIPVTVFIPDVKDAGIIDETIKNLMDIGFSKRDEAASYYLNPKVSVKKAASKEEEIRGVLAEIDAKVKSGADINDIGLLPADDSYMPQIERVCKEYHLPLKITKKASVSHSMLYKTLTLTLRQQSFANKWEKVALVDQLFQLLFYDNQKYWELKKEFMSNGTLPEDVEEKFLRCVSFRQSLSSKVSLVERIGSLLSFLDELELSKSWRENLKCGVDTKKGQQIRLEWAVLDALKGLLEDKKESLESQGLVDLTINHNLFFEWLDELIKSKSIYIQRRPAVGLSLHSFRDTALFEGDTLYVLGMNEGTFPSLHKLGGYFQESDLKELPIPYGMPNSATFRKKDAALFLQLFYKASNLTFSYVSGCDPEHEYLPSPFIEEYCSKEKDQYLSAEKRYNKKEVITNLEAVEQSAYMMGVGKDVKKGAKHLYEHLGFIKRLEKGVEEVEQKWTQGLIKQEIPVTSLERYVSCPFRYGLETLLQVKEPDKKQDRLDPMQTGSMLHRVIERFYKSIDAIGKPFGSLKEEVKLDGEGILMDIFEQEWAKIVNAHYELTDLDLELEKERWQKKLSKWWKAELMMFWNNDKIKDMKLHSLEQPLTIHLEVDSENTVVLTGKVDRLDIDDNGFVIYDYKSSTVRFNFEKDVACGLKLQLPLYMLAIEERLEKTAYGAAYISLKEPHKRATNSVWQSEYAQRGSKFKASSAANKEECLNSDVLFDKYNLTTRIGELFEKIRYDYSVTPLKCYGGCPYNIVCRVTDELIEEAEGEWK, from the coding sequence TTGGCAGATTACAAAGTTGTTATATCTTCTCTTGATGACTTAGCAAGTGCTGAGCGTTTGCGGGATTTTTATAAACTACAAAAAAAGCAAAAGCATCCTATATATTACTTACTTCCTTCAGTTAAGTGGTTAAATGCTGCGCGGAAAAGGCAACCCCAAATGGCATTTAAAACCTTTGATGATGTGGCGGAATTGATTCTGCGTAAGTCAAATGCCAGCTATTTACCGGTATCTGAAAGTGAGCGTATGCTTTTTTTTCAACAGCTTGTTTCAGATGATAACAAAGGGGAGAAAGAGGATTTATACAAAGGCAAGGCATATGCACAGACTTATGGTCAGCTTAAAAGATTAGGGTTAAAAATAGATGATCTACCTAAAAGTTTAATTAATATTAAGCCTATACTTAAAGAGTATGAAGATAAGTGGGTCGAAGATAAAGGGCTGTTAGATCCAGAAAACAGAATTCATAAAGCTGTTAGTTTATCAGAAGAAGAGCAGCTGCCTATTAGTCACGTGGTTATAGATGGATATATGGACTTTAGTCCGTTACAGTACTCATTGCTACGCTGTTTGTATAACCAGGGGATACCTGTAACTGTATTTATTCCCGACGTCAAAGATGCGGGAATAATAGATGAAACTATAAAAAACTTGATGGATATTGGATTTTCCAAAAGGGATGAAGCAGCAAGTTATTACCTTAACCCAAAAGTTTCTGTGAAAAAGGCAGCTTCTAAAGAAGAAGAAATAAGAGGAGTGCTAGCAGAGATAGATGCAAAGGTTAAAAGTGGCGCTGATATTAATGATATTGGCCTGTTACCAGCAGATGATAGTTATATGCCTCAAATAGAAAGGGTTTGTAAAGAGTATCACCTGCCTCTAAAAATAACCAAAAAGGCGTCTGTATCCCACTCTATGCTTTATAAAACCCTAACACTTACCCTAAGACAACAGTCATTTGCAAATAAGTGGGAAAAAGTAGCTTTAGTAGATCAGCTATTTCAGCTTCTTTTTTATGATAACCAAAAGTATTGGGAATTAAAAAAAGAGTTTATGAGTAACGGTACTTTACCAGAGGATGTTGAGGAAAAGTTTCTTCGTTGTGTGAGTTTTAGGCAGAGCTTATCTAGCAAGGTCTCGCTGGTAGAGAGGATAGGCTCCCTTTTAAGCTTTTTAGATGAGCTAGAGTTGTCGAAATCTTGGCGTGAGAACCTTAAATGTGGGGTAGATACCAAGAAAGGGCAACAGATAAGACTAGAATGGGCTGTGCTTGATGCGTTAAAAGGTTTACTAGAGGATAAGAAAGAAAGCTTAGAAAGTCAGGGGCTTGTTGATCTTACTATCAATCATAACCTATTTTTTGAATGGCTTGATGAGTTAATAAAAAGTAAAAGCATATATATCCAAAGAAGGCCTGCTGTTGGTCTATCTTTACACTCCTTTAGGGATACCGCTCTCTTTGAAGGTGATACTCTGTATGTACTGGGAATGAATGAAGGTACCTTTCCCAGCCTACATAAGTTAGGGGGGTATTTTCAGGAAAGTGATTTAAAGGAGCTACCAATACCTTATGGAATGCCCAATTCAGCTACGTTTAGAAAAAAAGATGCAGCTCTATTTTTGCAACTGTTTTATAAGGCTAGTAATTTAACTTTTTCATATGTGTCAGGGTGCGATCCAGAGCATGAATATCTTCCTTCTCCTTTTATCGAAGAATATTGTAGTAAAGAAAAAGATCAGTATCTTTCTGCAGAAAAAAGGTATAACAAAAAGGAAGTAATTACAAATCTAGAGGCAGTTGAACAATCTGCATACATGATGGGTGTGGGAAAAGATGTTAAAAAGGGTGCTAAGCATCTTTATGAGCACCTTGGTTTTATTAAACGCTTAGAAAAAGGGGTAGAGGAAGTAGAGCAAAAGTGGACACAAGGACTTATAAAACAGGAGATTCCCGTTACCTCTTTGGAGAGATATGTCTCCTGCCCTTTTAGATATGGGTTAGAAACATTGCTACAAGTCAAAGAGCCAGATAAAAAACAGGATAGGCTTGACCCAATGCAAACAGGGTCGATGTTGCACAGGGTGATAGAGAGATTTTATAAAAGTATAGACGCCATAGGTAAGCCTTTTGGAAGTTTAAAGGAGGAAGTTAAGCTTGATGGCGAAGGTATTTTGATGGATATTTTCGAGCAGGAATGGGCAAAAATTGTTAACGCCCATTATGAGTTGACGGATTTAGATTTGGAGCTAGAAAAAGAGCGCTGGCAAAAAAAGCTCAGCAAGTGGTGGAAGGCTGAGCTTATGATGTTTTGGAATAACGATAAAATTAAGGATATGAAATTACACAGCCTAGAACAGCCTTTGACCATTCATTTGGAGGTTGACTCAGAAAATACCGTTGTGCTAACTGGCAAAGTTGACAGACTAGATATTGACGATAATGGGTTTGTAATTTATGACTATAAGTCCTCTACTGTTAGGTTTAACTTTGAAAAAGACGTAGCCTGTGGACTTAAGTTGCAGCTGCCGTTATATATGCTAGCTATAGAGGAAAGGCTTGAAAAAACAGCTTATGGGGCAGCTTATATTTCTTTAAAAGA